A segment of the Synechococcus sp. CBW1002 genome:
GGATCGCTGCTCAGGGGGCAAGACGGGCCTTGTGCAGCCGGCTTTTCGCGTACCAGTCAGCAAATTCAGGTGCCCATCGCTCCAGGTGGGGCCACATCAGATCGCAGAGGGCGCGGATTTCCTGTTGGGCATCGAGCTTGGCCCGCAGATCGAGAAAGTGGAGGAAGGCCCGCAGCGAAAAGCTCACCACAAAGTGCTGGCGGTAATCGAATGGCAGGATGCCGCGGGCATGCTCTTCGGCAAAGCCAGCCGCCAGCAGGTCGCGGTAGCGCTCAGCGGCCTGTTGGCAGAGCTGCAGATCGATCGCCCGCTGCTCCTCGCTGTAGAGGTAGCGCTTGCCCTGACGGTCGCTGTAAGAGCCCACCGGCCGCAGGTAGAACACCTCCTCCAGCTCCATCGCCCCATCGGCGGCGCGGCAGATGCGTTCGCCCGTGTAACGCATCGATTGCACATCGAAGCTCACACCCACCCGATGCGTGCGGGCCTGCTGCATCACCGAGTGGGGGAACCAGCCCACATTGAGAACAATCTGCGCATGCTCCAGTGGTCCGAAGTGGCCGCGCTCACCTGCCAGCAGACGCTTGATGCAGATCTCCCCGGCCTTGGCCTCCTCGGGCCAGCTGCCGGGGTCGGCGGCGACGAAGCCCTCGCTGTAGTCCTGATGCATGGCCGCATAGACGCACCGCTGCGGCTCGGGAGTGGCGGCGATCAGGGCGACCCGGAAGCGGGGATCCATGGGGAGGGGCGTGGGTGCTTGGGTGGGCAGGGCGTCAGCCGTGGCTGCGGGGATCCGCCATCACGGCCGGTGCCTGGGCCGTGTCGGCCAGAGTGCTCACGGCGCCGACGCCGGCCAGGCGCGGCAGCGGCGTGCCATCGATCAACGCCTCGACCAGGGCGTTGAGCTCAGGGGCGCTGCGGGCTCCGAGGGAGCGGCCCACGGATTGCCCGTTGTTGTCGAACAGTTCCAGCTGGGGAATGCCATTCACCTCGTAGCGCTCGATCTCCGGCAGCCAGCGCGGATTATCGACATTGAGCAGCACCACGTTGAGGCGATCACGATGCTGCCGCTCCACCGCCTCCATGGCCGGCGCCATCGATCGGCAGGCCTCGCACCAGTCGGCGTAGAACTCCACCAGGCTGGGCCGGCCATTGCTCAGGGCCACCGGCAGATCCAGCGACCGGCGGGCCAGCTGCTCCAGCGGGGCTTCCGGATGGAGACCTCCCCGTAACCACACCAACGCCACCGCCAGTGCCGCGGCGATCATCGCCAGCAGCACACGCTCGCGTCGGCCCAGGGGGATCGAGGGCGGGGAAGGATCGCTTGGGTTCGCCATCTGCCGCAGGGAGCCGACCGGCACTCTGGCAGTTCAGCGTCAGCCCTGACCTGAAGACCTTGCTAGCGTCCGACCCGAAGGATGCGGCCCCGTGAAACGACGTCTCACGCTGCATTTCCCGCGGGAAGCGGTGCACCAGCCGATCACCTACCGGCTCGCTGTGGATTTCGACATCGCCGCCAAGATTCTGCGGGCCCAGATCGCGCCGAATCAGAGCGGCACCATGGTGGTGGAGCTCTCCGGCGACATCGACGAACTGGAGGCTGCTGAGGTCTGGCTGGAGAGCCAGGGGCTGGCGCTCAACCGTGCCCCTGGGGAGATTCGGATCGACGCGGATCGTTGCGTCGATTGCGGCATCTGCACCGCCATCTGTCCCAGTGGTGCCCTGCGCTGCGAAGCACCGGCCTGGAGGCTGAACTTCGAGGCGGACCGCTGCCTCGTCTGCGAGCAGTGCATCCCCAGCTGCCCGCTTGAGGCCATCGCCCTGGTGCTGGATCAGCCATGACCCTGGATCGGCCATGAATTCAGTGCTGCGCCTGATCGCCCTGCCGTTCCGGGCTCCCCTCGTGCTCCTGCTGATCGGGGTGAGT
Coding sequences within it:
- the thyX gene encoding FAD-dependent thymidylate synthase, whose product is MDPRFRVALIAATPEPQRCVYAAMHQDYSEGFVAADPGSWPEEAKAGEICIKRLLAGERGHFGPLEHAQIVLNVGWFPHSVMQQARTHRVGVSFDVQSMRYTGERICRAADGAMELEEVFYLRPVGSYSDRQGKRYLYSEEQRAIDLQLCQQAAERYRDLLAAGFAEEHARGILPFDYRQHFVVSFSLRAFLHFLDLRAKLDAQQEIRALCDLMWPHLERWAPEFADWYAKSRLHKARLAP
- a CDS encoding NIL domain-containing protein, which encodes MKRRLTLHFPREAVHQPITYRLAVDFDIAAKILRAQIAPNQSGTMVVELSGDIDELEAAEVWLESQGLALNRAPGEIRIDADRCVDCGICTAICPSGALRCEAPAWRLNFEADRCLVCEQCIPSCPLEAIALVLDQP
- a CDS encoding thioredoxin domain-containing protein — its product is MANPSDPSPPSIPLGRRERVLLAMIAAALAVALVWLRGGLHPEAPLEQLARRSLDLPVALSNGRPSLVEFYADWCEACRSMAPAMEAVERQHRDRLNVVLLNVDNPRWLPEIERYEVNGIPQLELFDNNGQSVGRSLGARSAPELNALVEALIDGTPLPRLAGVGAVSTLADTAQAPAVMADPRSHG